A genomic segment from Bacillus cereus G9842 encodes:
- a CDS encoding DUF4178 domain-containing protein, with the protein MSLFKRIKNIMKSPEPPKPEKSLLTLAPGDMIEVSLVMYELTGKTSMHSRKEIVLTLQDGKDIRYLKIEDRENTYYKLYTPIDGRLDSIDEIPTTIEMDDTEYHMEEQYNGRVVVMGKTPFSASEEQYVWEFQSDNRKLLRIEWQNGRTMMYEGEAIIPADVQIIRAT; encoded by the coding sequence ATGAGTTTATTTAAACGAATTAAAAATATAATGAAAAGCCCAGAGCCACCGAAGCCGGAAAAGAGTCTTTTAACGTTAGCTCCTGGCGATATGATTGAAGTTTCATTAGTTATGTACGAATTGACTGGGAAAACGAGTATGCATTCTCGTAAAGAAATTGTTTTAACACTGCAAGATGGAAAAGATATTCGTTATTTAAAAATTGAAGATCGTGAAAATACGTATTACAAATTATATACTCCAATTGATGGTCGCTTAGATTCAATTGATGAAATTCCGACGACAATTGAAATGGATGATACTGAGTACCATATGGAAGAACAATATAACGGACGTGTTGTTGTGATGGGGAAAACACCATTCTCAGCTTCAGAGGAACAGTACGTATGGGAATTCCAATCAGATAATCGAAAATTATTGCGTATTGAATGGCAAAATGGTCGCACAATGATGTATGAGGGAGAAGCAATCATTCCTGCTGATGTACAAATTATAAGAGCAACGTAA
- a CDS encoding DUF350 domain-containing protein, which translates to MTWMNVVAMLVWTGASAVLLFAIMWVDSIFTKYNDLKEIKNGNTAVTTRFIMKLFAQGYILSQSITKANDLWQALLASAVSFVILLVVEMFIEFVLKKMSGLDLEEGTKEGSVAHAMLAGSLHIVGALILGACL; encoded by the coding sequence ATGACATGGATGAATGTAGTTGCCATGCTTGTATGGACTGGAGCGAGTGCAGTACTTTTATTTGCAATTATGTGGGTTGATTCAATTTTTACAAAATACAATGATTTAAAAGAAATCAAAAATGGAAATACAGCTGTAACAACTCGTTTTATTATGAAATTATTTGCACAAGGGTACATTTTATCTCAATCAATCACGAAAGCAAATGACTTATGGCAGGCGCTTCTTGCTTCAGCAGTTTCTTTCGTTATTTTATTAGTTGTAGAAATGTTTATCGAATTTGTGTTAAAGAAAATGTCTGGCTTAGATTTAGAAGAAGGTACGAAAGAAGGTAGCGTTGCACATGCGATGTTAGCTGGATCATTACATATTGTTGGTGCACTAATTTTAGGTGCTTGTTTATAA
- a CDS encoding PspA/IM30 family protein: protein MSVFKRLRDLTMSNVYSLIEKAEDPVKMTDQYLRDMQADVQEAEKSVAAQIALEKKFKILFEEQEALVKKREEQAHMAVQANNLDLARRALEEKQNAEQKMNEYKASYEQNKAAADNLRLKLEEMRKQLTELKNKRETLVARVNAAKAQKNINQAMSGFDSNSAKAGLSRMEEKALQLEAEAEASGEVYKKEKSLDDEFASLNKNSAVDDELARIMKQYEK, encoded by the coding sequence ATGTCTGTATTTAAACGATTAAGAGATTTAACAATGTCAAATGTGTATTCATTAATTGAAAAAGCGGAAGATCCAGTTAAGATGACTGATCAATATTTACGCGATATGCAAGCCGATGTACAAGAAGCTGAGAAAAGTGTAGCAGCTCAAATTGCACTTGAGAAGAAATTCAAAATATTATTTGAAGAGCAAGAAGCACTTGTGAAAAAACGTGAAGAGCAAGCTCATATGGCTGTTCAAGCTAATAACTTAGATCTTGCGCGCCGTGCATTAGAAGAAAAACAAAATGCAGAGCAAAAAATGAATGAATATAAAGCAAGCTACGAGCAAAATAAAGCTGCTGCTGATAACCTGCGCCTTAAGCTAGAAGAAATGCGCAAGCAATTAACAGAGCTGAAAAATAAACGTGAAACACTTGTAGCACGTGTAAATGCAGCGAAAGCACAGAAAAATATTAATCAGGCAATGTCTGGATTTGATTCAAATTCAGCAAAAGCTGGTTTAAGCCGTATGGAAGAGAAAGCTCTTCAATTAGAGGCTGAAGCGGAAGCAAGCGGTGAAGTTTATAAGAAAGAAAAGTCATTAGATGATGAATTCGCAAGCTTAAACAAAAATTCTGCTGTTGACGATGAATTGGCTCGTATTATGAAGCAGTATGAGAAATAA
- a CDS encoding lipoprotein BA_5634 family protein has product MKKLVGIGLAAAISFGALSGCSLLGEKANGFVLYGSEEQVQQITDKNKKEVKEKDFYKMKMTTLDGKKVLVMDKKTGEELVKKELLSKVDEKDNTKPLDKLPAVTTEQGLLFAKEKVENATLDGAKLKYEGNTIIGSGRAYTDMYAIVDDATYNSVKGDEKSVGVLKFDKDPSKEFPGYKGVEASQLVKIKK; this is encoded by the coding sequence ATGAAAAAATTAGTAGGAATCGGATTAGCAGCAGCAATTTCATTTGGTGCATTATCAGGTTGTTCTTTATTAGGAGAGAAAGCGAACGGTTTTGTACTGTACGGCTCAGAAGAACAAGTTCAGCAAATTACAGATAAAAACAAAAAAGAAGTGAAAGAAAAAGACTTCTATAAAATGAAAATGACAACATTAGATGGTAAAAAAGTTCTTGTAATGGATAAGAAAACTGGTGAAGAACTAGTGAAAAAAGAGTTACTTAGCAAAGTTGATGAAAAAGACAACACGAAACCACTTGATAAATTACCAGCTGTAACAACAGAACAAGGTTTATTATTTGCAAAAGAAAAAGTAGAAAATGCTACACTTGATGGGGCAAAATTAAAATATGAAGGCAACACAATTATCGGAAGTGGCCGTGCATATACAGATATGTATGCGATTGTCGATGACGCAACTTACAACAGTGTAAAAGGTGATGAAAAATCTGTAGGTGTATTAAAATTTGATAAAGACCCAAGTAAAGAGTTCCCTGGTTACAAAGGCGTCGAAGCTTCTCAACTTGTAAAAATTAAAAAGTAA
- a CDS encoding FeoB-associated Cys-rich membrane protein, producing MMVNIIIGAIIFGYAAYTLVNFVKRSKKGKCAACSLNKSCQSKTCNPDMEQIAHNK from the coding sequence ATGATGGTCAATATTATAATTGGAGCTATCATTTTTGGTTATGCAGCATACACGTTAGTTAATTTTGTAAAGAGAAGTAAAAAAGGAAAATGCGCAGCATGTTCTTTAAATAAGTCATGTCAGTCGAAAACTTGTAATCCGGATATGGAACAAATTGCTCATAATAAATAG
- the feoB gene encoding ferrous iron transport protein B has translation MNKVALLGNPNTGKTSLFNALTGSYEYVGNWSGVTVEKKVGKLKDRQGTLIDLPGVYDLNPVSRDEGVVTNFLLTEEFQHMLNIVDSSQFERNMHLTLQLLEFGKPVSIGLNMVDVAKQRGIVIDVKRLSELLGVTVVPVVARSGKGCEELLATLKENDKNEKKPFIISYGVQMDEGIEEVISLLEKANYEHPRWLALQFLSNNEVVEKEIKALPIYKELVAIRSRLEGKLDCTLEEHIYKTREAYIEKLKTNVMKHEKEGKIPFSEKIDRLITHKILGLPIFLAVMFFIFQVTFTWIGTPLSDMLDEFFGGQLTDWVTVGLTSIGASHFIQALVTEGIIAGVGAVLVFVPQIFALFFFISLLEDSGYMARIAVVMDRIMEFFGLNGKAFIPMIIGFGCNVPGIMAARTIEQEKERLLTVLVTPFMSCSARLPVYALFAGVFFPHSQATVVFSLYVAGIVLALLVTKIMSLTILKAEKSIFVIELPPYRVPQAKTLWLSTWEKGKGFVRKAGTFIFGGSVVIWLLNYAGPSGFGVDMGDSYLAMIGGFIAPLFAPLGFGTWQAAASLLTGFLAKEVVVSTMAIIYAVKEDVLGNVMGAHYTALSAYAFMFFILLYVPCLATVAVIKRETGSAKWTIFSVVYPLVVAYVLTLIIYQVGSLLGF, from the coding sequence GTGAATAAGGTTGCTTTGCTAGGGAATCCAAATACAGGAAAGACATCATTATTTAATGCACTTACTGGTTCTTATGAATACGTGGGAAACTGGAGCGGTGTAACAGTAGAAAAAAAGGTTGGTAAATTAAAAGATAGACAAGGAACATTAATTGATTTACCAGGTGTTTATGATTTAAATCCAGTTTCACGTGATGAAGGTGTTGTAACAAACTTTCTATTAACAGAAGAATTTCAGCATATGTTAAATATTGTGGATTCTTCGCAGTTTGAACGAAATATGCATTTAACGTTGCAGTTGCTCGAATTTGGCAAGCCAGTTTCAATTGGTCTAAATATGGTTGATGTGGCGAAGCAAAGAGGAATTGTGATCGATGTAAAACGTTTATCCGAATTATTAGGCGTAACAGTCGTTCCTGTCGTTGCAAGAAGTGGAAAAGGTTGTGAAGAACTACTTGCGACCCTTAAAGAAAATGACAAAAACGAGAAAAAACCATTCATTATTTCATATGGTGTACAAATGGATGAAGGAATTGAAGAGGTAATTTCTCTTTTAGAGAAAGCGAATTACGAGCATCCGAGATGGTTAGCACTTCAATTTTTAAGCAATAACGAAGTAGTAGAAAAAGAAATAAAAGCATTACCAATTTATAAGGAACTTGTAGCCATTCGATCTCGCCTAGAGGGAAAACTTGATTGTACGTTGGAAGAGCACATTTACAAAACTCGTGAAGCGTATATTGAAAAGTTAAAAACAAATGTTATGAAGCATGAGAAAGAAGGGAAAATTCCTTTTTCGGAAAAAATTGATAGACTAATTACGCATAAAATTTTAGGACTTCCAATCTTTTTAGCAGTTATGTTTTTTATTTTTCAGGTTACGTTTACGTGGATTGGGACACCTTTATCGGATATGTTAGATGAGTTTTTTGGTGGCCAGCTTACGGATTGGGTGACGGTTGGACTTACAAGTATTGGAGCTTCTCATTTTATTCAAGCGCTCGTTACAGAAGGTATTATTGCCGGTGTTGGTGCTGTATTAGTATTCGTACCACAAATCTTTGCACTATTCTTTTTCATTTCATTATTAGAAGACTCAGGATATATGGCGCGAATTGCAGTTGTTATGGATCGAATTATGGAGTTCTTCGGTTTAAACGGAAAAGCGTTTATTCCGATGATTATCGGTTTTGGATGTAACGTTCCAGGTATTATGGCAGCGAGAACGATTGAACAAGAAAAAGAACGTTTACTTACAGTTCTTGTAACACCATTTATGTCTTGTTCGGCACGTTTGCCTGTATACGCATTATTTGCGGGCGTATTCTTCCCTCATAGTCAGGCAACTGTTGTATTTTCTTTATATGTTGCAGGTATTGTTCTTGCATTACTAGTTACAAAAATTATGTCTCTTACAATTTTAAAAGCGGAAAAGTCTATTTTCGTAATTGAACTACCTCCTTACCGCGTGCCACAAGCGAAAACGTTATGGCTAAGCACGTGGGAGAAAGGGAAAGGATTTGTTCGTAAAGCAGGTACATTCATCTTTGGTGGTTCTGTTGTCATTTGGTTATTAAACTATGCAGGTCCATCAGGATTTGGTGTTGATATGGGAGACAGTTACTTAGCGATGATTGGTGGGTTTATCGCACCGTTATTTGCACCGCTCGGCTTCGGAACGTGGCAAGCTGCAGCATCCCTTTTAACAGGATTTTTAGCAAAAGAAGTTGTCGTTTCTACAATGGCAATTATTTATGCAGTTAAAGAAGATGTGCTTGGAAACGTAATGGGAGCACATTATACAGCATTATCAGCTTATGCATTTATGTTCTTTATTTTATTATATGTTCCATGTTTAGCGACGGTGGCTGTTATTAAACGTGAAACAGGATCAGCGAAATGGACGATTTTCTCAGTCGTTTATCCACTCGTTGTTGCTTATGTATTAACGCTTATTATATACCAAGTTGGATCTTTACTAGGATTCTAA
- a CDS encoding FeoA family protein — MSLVDIKIGEKVLVKSVQSLDYLLKRRLAAFGLSEGSELRMKQKAMFKGPCTLECRGQLISIRHCDAKMIKVELA, encoded by the coding sequence ATGAGCTTAGTAGATATTAAAATCGGTGAGAAAGTGCTAGTGAAAAGTGTTCAGTCTTTAGATTATTTACTAAAGAGAAGATTGGCTGCTTTCGGTCTTTCTGAAGGAAGCGAACTTCGTATGAAGCAAAAGGCGATGTTCAAAGGTCCTTGTACATTGGAGTGTCGTGGACAGTTAATTAGTATTCGTCATTGTGACGCGAAAATGATAAAGGTGGAATTAGCGTGA
- the thiT gene encoding energy-coupled thiamine transporter ThiT, with the protein MRNTNLQAMIESAILAAFAMVIDILPLSIKISATGGSISFAMIPIFIIAYRWGFKMAFLGGLIWGLLQIVVGDAIIVTPIQVLIEYFIAFAFIGFAGLFYRPIQKALLTSNENNEEQSNLGSRKDKPSSKPNQGKKVIGYIIVATFIGSLARYFCHFIAGIIFWGQYAPKGQSAVLYSLIFNGSTMIGSYILCTVLLIFLFITSPRLFKSISAYQMNTQKKGA; encoded by the coding sequence ATGCGTAACACCAATTTACAAGCGATGATTGAATCTGCTATTCTTGCAGCCTTCGCCATGGTCATCGACATTTTACCACTTTCAATAAAAATATCAGCTACAGGCGGTTCTATATCTTTTGCAATGATTCCTATTTTTATTATCGCTTATCGCTGGGGTTTCAAAATGGCTTTCTTAGGAGGCTTAATTTGGGGATTATTACAAATTGTCGTAGGCGATGCCATTATCGTAACACCAATTCAAGTATTAATTGAATACTTCATTGCTTTCGCATTCATTGGGTTTGCTGGTTTATTCTATCGTCCAATTCAAAAGGCGCTTTTAACATCCAATGAAAATAACGAAGAACAATCAAACTTAGGTAGCCGTAAAGACAAACCTTCATCAAAACCAAACCAAGGGAAGAAAGTAATTGGATATATTATCGTCGCTACTTTTATCGGTAGTCTAGCTCGTTACTTCTGTCACTTTATCGCTGGTATCATTTTCTGGGGACAATATGCACCAAAAGGACAATCAGCAGTTCTATATTCTTTAATATTTAACGGTAGTACAATGATTGGTTCCTATATTCTATGTACCGTTTTACTTATATTTTTATTTATCACTTCACCACGTTTATTCAAAAGCATCAGTGCTTATCAAATGAATACACAAAAAAAGGGCGCTTAA
- a CDS encoding sensor histidine kinase: protein MKKGIVLKLFTLTTALCMLILATIFIGQTIFFKQYYANRKVEDIKVNLNSFEKNYLNYTGNAEGIQKLEQDFFRENNTWITTLDQNGNLKHVDDFYFEVTIDRRQQKSFGQQLFKIPLYNLVNIEEIDNKSLEQFLGQEIYFSGVRKEDSFIPFSFSLSKQNLSGSNKPLEKAFQEKIKLDEEKKRAAGEQLAKEKKPAVQEEAAQELGVYIGGRVTKVQLPDVNGPVNPIYKNSIFLDNIKGFQTDLLLKESNKIRYTTQTIDYEKNDIKYKLLVKPIKEKDGSVAYIYAMASLQPVDEAVQMVQDYYIYIIAFVVVLIFLASFYYSKQIAKPLLKINDTTKKIAHLDFTEKIPITSKDEIGDLSKNINILSNKLNSHIGQLEQDIEKERKLENTRKEFISGVSHELKTPLSIMKSCISILKDGVAEHKKEYYFQAMEREVDKMDTLILDMLELAKFESGTYKMKKSSFYIDTVIEDICEHLSVEIEKKELHVHKNIRSFEVIANQGRIEQVIVNFITNAIRYTPNKEDIIISTIDDKDRIKVCIENKGTHIEEEQLDKIWDRFYRVDAARQRSQGGTGLGLAISKNILELHDAEYGVKNTGDGVLFYFYLPKKA from the coding sequence ATGAAGAAAGGAATTGTACTAAAATTATTTACTCTTACAACAGCATTATGTATGTTGATTTTAGCGACGATATTTATTGGACAAACGATATTTTTTAAACAATATTATGCGAATCGAAAAGTGGAAGATATTAAAGTGAATTTAAATTCCTTTGAGAAGAATTATCTAAACTACACAGGAAATGCAGAAGGAATTCAGAAACTTGAGCAAGACTTTTTTAGGGAAAATAATACGTGGATTACGACACTAGATCAGAATGGGAATTTAAAACATGTGGATGATTTTTATTTTGAGGTAACGATAGATCGTAGGCAACAAAAGAGCTTTGGACAACAACTATTCAAGATACCCTTATACAATCTCGTCAATATAGAGGAGATTGATAATAAATCATTAGAGCAGTTTTTAGGACAAGAGATTTATTTTTCTGGAGTGAGAAAAGAAGATAGTTTTATTCCATTCTCTTTTTCTTTATCTAAGCAGAATTTAAGTGGATCTAATAAACCGTTAGAAAAAGCATTTCAGGAGAAAATAAAATTAGATGAGGAGAAAAAGAGAGCGGCTGGGGAGCAACTTGCTAAGGAAAAGAAACCAGCCGTACAGGAAGAAGCTGCTCAGGAATTAGGCGTTTACATAGGAGGACGTGTTACAAAAGTACAGTTACCAGATGTAAACGGTCCTGTGAATCCAATTTATAAAAATAGCATATTTTTAGATAATATTAAGGGTTTTCAAACCGATTTATTATTAAAAGAAAGCAATAAAATACGATATACAACACAAACAATAGATTATGAAAAGAATGATATAAAATATAAATTATTAGTTAAGCCAATAAAAGAAAAAGACGGATCAGTAGCATATATATATGCAATGGCTTCTTTACAGCCTGTAGATGAAGCTGTACAAATGGTGCAAGATTATTACATATACATCATTGCATTTGTAGTCGTTCTTATTTTTTTAGCTTCGTTTTATTATTCAAAGCAAATTGCCAAACCGTTATTAAAAATAAATGATACGACGAAGAAAATAGCGCATTTAGATTTTACAGAAAAAATACCGATTACTTCAAAAGATGAAATTGGTGATTTATCGAAAAATATTAATATACTTTCTAACAAATTAAATTCTCATATCGGACAGCTTGAACAAGATATTGAAAAGGAAAGAAAGTTAGAAAATACACGGAAAGAATTCATTTCTGGTGTTTCGCATGAATTGAAAACACCGCTGAGTATTATGAAAAGTTGTATTTCCATTTTAAAAGACGGGGTAGCTGAGCATAAAAAAGAGTATTATTTTCAGGCGATGGAGAGAGAAGTAGACAAAATGGATACTTTAATTTTGGATATGCTTGAGTTAGCTAAATTTGAATCTGGTACATATAAAATGAAAAAGTCTTCGTTTTATATTGATACAGTAATTGAAGATATATGTGAACATCTATCTGTGGAAATAGAGAAAAAAGAACTTCATGTTCATAAAAATATACGTTCATTTGAAGTGATTGCAAATCAAGGCCGAATTGAACAAGTCATTGTGAACTTCATTACGAATGCAATACGTTATACACCAAATAAAGAGGATATTATTATTTCGACAATAGATGATAAAGATCGTATAAAAGTGTGCATTGAAAATAAAGGTACTCACATTGAAGAAGAACAATTAGATAAAATTTGGGATCGCTTTTATCGCGTGGATGCAGCTCGGCAGCGTTCACAAGGTGGGACGGGACTTGGGCTTGCTATTTCTAAAAATATTTTAGAATTACACGATGCTGAATATGGAGTAAAGAATACAGGAGACGGTGTATTATTTTACTTTTACTTACCGAAAAAAGCGTAG
- a CDS encoding response regulator transcription factor, translating to MSKNILIVEDEDILREILKDYFLSEQYVVFEARDGKEALVVFEEEEEVDLVILDIMLPELDGWSVCRRIRKTSEVPIIMLTARVDEDDTLLGFELGADDYVTKPYSPPILLARAKRLLESRKASKKPLENEDDTLSIHGIQVHFPSRTVTVDEADVSLTHTEFEILVYFMKNQGIVLTREQLISRIWGYEFAGDDRTVNSHIRNLRNKLGEKAKYITTVVRTGYKFEGNV from the coding sequence ATGTCAAAAAACATTTTAATTGTTGAAGATGAAGATATATTACGTGAAATATTAAAAGATTATTTTTTAAGTGAACAATATGTAGTGTTTGAAGCGAGGGACGGGAAAGAGGCTTTAGTTGTATTTGAAGAAGAAGAAGAAGTTGATTTAGTTATTTTAGATATTATGTTGCCAGAACTCGATGGATGGTCTGTTTGCCGAAGAATTAGGAAGACGTCCGAGGTGCCTATTATTATGCTGACGGCGCGCGTAGATGAAGATGATACGTTACTTGGTTTTGAACTTGGGGCAGATGACTATGTGACGAAGCCGTATAGTCCACCCATTCTATTAGCAAGAGCGAAACGATTATTAGAAAGTAGAAAGGCATCGAAGAAACCTTTAGAGAATGAAGATGATACGTTATCGATTCATGGCATCCAAGTTCATTTTCCGTCACGTACTGTTACTGTTGATGAGGCAGATGTTAGTTTAACGCATACGGAGTTTGAAATATTAGTGTATTTCATGAAAAACCAAGGAATTGTACTAACAAGGGAACAATTAATTTCAAGAATTTGGGGATATGAATTTGCTGGTGATGATCGAACGGTTAATAGTCATATTCGTAATTTAAGAAATAAATTAGGAGAGAAGGCAAAGTACATTACAACTGTAGTACGAACAGGTTATAAATTTGAGGGAAATGTATGA
- a CDS encoding class D sortase — MKLLNYIGIILMAIGLFMGSYYAVEWYKGKSSAGQLTAEEIKSLKNIQDTQLSHETPVTTQVPSSQTEHKEGEKVAMLNIPKIKKKFSIYWGADDTTLKKGVGMFVSDLTTTPSGGGHTVLSGHRDTVFTDLGELKEKDTLVLEYDNKTYTYEIQKTWITHADDRNVIIKKEEPILTLTTCYPFDYIGDAPDRYIIEAKLTGSYSK, encoded by the coding sequence ATGAAGTTACTCAATTATATCGGTATCATATTGATGGCTATAGGGCTATTCATGGGATCCTATTACGCTGTGGAATGGTATAAAGGAAAGAGCTCTGCCGGGCAATTAACAGCAGAAGAAATAAAGAGCCTTAAAAATATACAAGATACTCAACTTTCTCATGAAACACCTGTAACCACTCAAGTGCCTTCTTCTCAAACAGAACATAAAGAAGGAGAAAAGGTAGCGATGTTAAACATACCGAAAATAAAGAAGAAGTTTTCTATATATTGGGGAGCGGATGATACGACTCTGAAAAAAGGAGTTGGTATGTTTGTTAGTGATTTAACGACAACTCCATCTGGAGGGGGACATACTGTACTGAGTGGACATCGAGATACTGTATTTACAGATTTAGGAGAGTTGAAAGAAAAGGATACCCTTGTTTTAGAGTATGATAATAAAACGTACACATATGAAATTCAAAAGACATGGATTACTCATGCGGATGATCGTAATGTTATTATAAAAAAAGAAGAACCGATATTAACACTGACAACTTGTTATCCATTTGATTATATAGGGGATGCACCAGATAGATATATTATCGAGGCGAAGTTAACTGGCAGTTATTCAAAATGA
- a CDS encoding LPXTG cell wall anchor domain-containing protein, with protein sequence MKKRLLPICAMALLTVGYSSVASASTGTLTKEEAAQMQQDKAKKEEAIKEQQKSEIEKKEAAQVQEKNDMAKEEEAIKAEKKSEEEKKRIAQEQLKNDMAKKEAAIEAGQKNEVAKKEVAKPVVQGEKLPNTASNNVVMMGLSAALVALGTLFGLNRRSKFKV encoded by the coding sequence ATGAAAAAGAGACTATTACCAATTTGTGCAATGGCACTTTTAACAGTAGGATATTCTTCAGTAGCGAGTGCTTCAACAGGAACATTGACAAAGGAAGAAGCAGCGCAAATGCAGCAAGATAAAGCTAAAAAAGAAGAAGCAATTAAGGAACAGCAAAAAAGTGAAATAGAGAAAAAGGAAGCGGCACAAGTACAAGAAAAAAATGATATGGCTAAAGAAGAGGAAGCAATAAAAGCTGAGAAAAAAAGTGAAGAAGAGAAAAAGAGAATAGCGCAAGAACAGTTAAAAAACGATATGGCCAAAAAAGAAGCAGCTATAGAAGCTGGGCAAAAGAATGAAGTAGCTAAAAAAGAAGTAGCCAAGCCAGTTGTACAAGGTGAAAAATTGCCAAACACGGCATCAAATAACGTGGTAATGATGGGATTAAGTGCAGCCCTTGTAGCACTAGGTACATTATTTGGTTTGAATCGTCGCAGTAAGTTTAAAGTGTAA
- the hpt gene encoding hypoxanthine phosphoribosyltransferase: MNIEIKDTLISEEQLQAKVKELALQIERDFEGEEIVVIAVLKGSFVFAADLIRHIKNDVTIDFISASSYGNQTETTGKVKLLKDIDVNITGKNVIVVEDIIDSGLTLHFLKDHFFMHKPKALKFCTLLDKPERRKVDLTAEYVGFQIPDEFIVGYGIDCAEKYRNLPFIASVVTE; encoded by the coding sequence ATGAATATTGAAATAAAAGACACTTTAATTTCTGAAGAACAATTACAAGCAAAAGTGAAAGAATTAGCACTTCAAATCGAACGTGACTTTGAAGGAGAAGAAATCGTAGTTATCGCAGTATTAAAAGGTTCATTCGTATTTGCTGCTGATTTAATTCGTCACATTAAAAATGATGTAACAATTGACTTTATTTCTGCATCTAGCTACGGAAATCAAACAGAAACAACAGGAAAAGTGAAACTACTAAAAGATATTGACGTAAACATTACTGGAAAAAACGTAATTGTTGTAGAAGATATTATCGATTCTGGTTTAACACTTCATTTCCTAAAAGACCACTTCTTTATGCATAAACCAAAGGCACTCAAGTTCTGTACATTACTTGATAAGCCAGAACGCCGTAAAGTAGACTTAACAGCTGAATATGTTGGCTTCCAAATTCCAGATGAATTCATCGTTGGATACGGTATCGACTGTGCGGAAAAATATCGTAACTTACCATTTATTGCTTCAGTTGTAACGGAATAA
- a CDS encoding diacylglycerol/lipid kinase family protein translates to MTKTKFEKVLLIVNPKAGQGDLHTNLTKIVPPLAAAFPDLHILHTKKQGDATKYCQEFASKVDLIIVFGGDGTVFECTNGLAPLETRPTLAIIPGGTCNDFSRTLGVPQNIAEAAKLITKEHIKPVDVAKANGQHFLNFWGIGLVSEVSNNIDAEEKAKLGKIGYYLSTIRTVKNAETFPVKITYDGQVYEDEAVLVMVGNGEYLGGIPSFIPNVKCDDGTLDIFVVKSTGIQAFKDYIGKKLFEDSNENDIFHVKAKSIHIETEEEKEVDTDGESSLHTPCHIELLPGHFTMIYNPAVV, encoded by the coding sequence ATGACAAAGACAAAATTTGAAAAAGTACTCCTCATCGTAAATCCGAAAGCTGGTCAAGGTGACTTACATACAAATTTAACAAAAATCGTACCACCTCTTGCCGCAGCTTTTCCTGATCTACATATCCTTCATACGAAAAAACAAGGTGATGCAACAAAATATTGCCAAGAGTTTGCTAGTAAAGTAGATTTAATTATCGTCTTTGGTGGTGATGGAACAGTATTTGAATGCACAAATGGCTTAGCACCTCTCGAAACTAGACCTACACTTGCAATTATTCCAGGTGGAACTTGCAATGACTTCTCTCGCACACTTGGTGTTCCGCAAAACATTGCAGAAGCGGCAAAACTTATTACAAAAGAACATATAAAACCAGTTGACGTTGCAAAAGCAAATGGACAACATTTCTTAAACTTCTGGGGGATTGGTCTCGTATCTGAAGTATCAAACAATATCGATGCAGAAGAAAAAGCAAAGCTTGGTAAAATCGGTTACTATTTAAGTACAATTCGAACTGTAAAAAATGCTGAAACATTCCCGGTAAAAATCACTTATGACGGACAAGTATATGAAGACGAAGCTGTCCTTGTCATGGTTGGAAATGGTGAATATCTTGGCGGTATCCCGTCCTTTATTCCGAACGTAAAATGTGATGACGGAACACTTGATATTTTCGTAGTCAAATCAACAGGTATTCAAGCGTTTAAAGATTATATCGGAAAGAAACTATTTGAAGACTCAAATGAAAATGACATCTTCCACGTAAAAGCGAAATCCATTCATATCGAAACAGAGGAAGAAAAAGAAGTAGATACAGATGGAGAAAGTTCGCTTCATACACCTTGTCACATTGAATTATTACCAGGACACTTTACGATGATTTATAATCCTGCGGTTGTGTAA